In a single window of the Necator americanus strain Aroian chromosome X, whole genome shotgun sequence genome:
- a CDS encoding hypothetical protein (NECATOR_CHRX.G22625.T1) has protein sequence MTKIIRSIWIDERIPDSWRHAIIIPLHKKPSVTNPRDYLGISQLHVMYKVLERIILDRLTKHQDETTRDEQAGFRPGRSTINRVFIARRVIEMWQRYSKPPELVFFYFEAAFNSNHGGRLHNVLRADGVLGKFVRLINDMNRRTTVADRTPAGCTTPFEVEFEVR, from the coding sequence atgacgaagatcatccgttcaatatggattgacgaaaggatacctgactcgtggagacacgctattataattcctctccacaagaagccATCTGTCACGAACCCTAGGGATTATCTAGGAATCTCTCAGCTGcatgttatgtacaaggttttggagcggattatcctggaccgacttacTAAGCATCAAGACGAAACAACGcgtgacgagcaagctggctttcgccCTGGTCGATCGACGATTAATCGGGTGTTTATTGcgaggagagtgattgaaatgtggcagcggtattcgaagcctccagagttagtttttttttacttcgaaGCTGCTTTCAACTCTAATCACGGAGGCCGTCTTCATAATgtgcttcgcgccgatggagttcTAGGAAAATTTGTACGCCTtataaacgacatgaacagAAGAACAACTGTTGCGGAtcgaacaccagctggatgtacTACACCGTTCGAAGTGGAATTTGAAGTGAGATAA